From Kitasatospora sp. MAP12-44:
CACCGCCAACATCGTCGCCCCGGGCACCGTGGCCGGCACGGAGTTCTTCGGCCCCCGGCTGGACGAGGCGGAGGTCTCCCGGCGGGCGGCCCGCACCCTGCTGGGCCGGATCGGGGAGACCGGCGAGGTGGCCGCAGCGGTCTACTTCCTGGCCTCGGTCGAGGCCGGCTTCATCACCGGCGAGATCCTGCACTGCAACGGCGGCGAGCTGCTCGGGCGCTGAGCGCGCCCGGCGGCCCGCCGCCGGTCCGGTCCGTCAGGCCGCGAAGCGGCGCAGCCGCAGGCTGTTGGTGACCACGAAGACCGAGGAGAAGGCCATCGCGGCCCCGGCCACCACCGGGTTGAGCAGGCCGGCGGCCGCCAGCGGGATCGCCGCCACGTTGTAGGCGAAGGCCCAGAACAGGTTGCCCTTGATGACGGCCAGGGTCCGGCGGGAGAGCCGGATCGCCTGGGCCGCCGAGCGCAGGTCGCCACGGACCAGGGTCAGGTCCCCGGCTTCGATCGCGGCGTCCGAGCCGGTGCCCATCGCCAGGCCCAGATCGGCCTGGGCCAGCGCGGCGGCGTCGTTCACGCCATCGCCGACCATCGCCACCGAGCGGCCCTCGGCCTGCAGCCTGCGCACGGTGGACACCTTGTCCTCGGGCAGCACCTCGGCGATCACGTCGGCCGCCTCGATGCCGACCTCGGCCGCGACCGCCTCGGCCACCGCGCGGTTGTCGCCGGTCAGCAGGACCGGGCGCAGGCCCAGCGCGCGCAGCTCGCGCACCGCCTCGGCGCTGGTCGGCTTGACGCTGTCGGCGACCACCAGGACCGCGCGGGCGGCGCCGTCCCAGCCGACCGCGATCGCGGTGCGCCCGGCGGCCTCCGCGGCCGCCTTGGCCTCGGCCAGGGCCGGCGGCAGCGGCTGCGACCGGTCGGCCAGCAGCTCGGCGCGGCCGGCGATCACCGTGTGGCCGTCCACCACGCCCCGCACGCCGAGGCCGGGGAAGTTCTCGAAGCCCTCGACGGGCGGCAGCGGGCCGACTCGTTCCGCTGCGGCGGCCGCTATGGCGGCGGCGATCGGGTGCTCGGAGGCGTGCTCCAGGGCGCCGGCCAGGCGCAGCGCCTCGTCCTGGGTGACGCCCTCGGCGGTGTGTACGGCGGCCAGCGCCATCCGGCCGGTGGTGATGGTGCCGGTCTTGTCCAGCACGACGGTGTCCACCCGGCGGGTGGTCTCCAGCACCTCCGGGCCCTTGATCAGGATGCCCAGCTGGGCGCCTCGCCCGGTGCCGACCATCAGCGCGGTCGGCGTGGCCAGGCCCAGCGCACACGGGCAGGCGATGATCAGCACGGCGACGGCGGCGGTGAACGCCTCGGTGGGGCTGCTGGTGACCAGCAGCCAGCCGACCAGGGTGCCCAGCGCTATCAGGATCACCACCGGGACGAAGACCGTGGAGATCCGGTCGGCCAGCCGCTGCGCGGCGGCCTTGCCGTTCTGCGCCTCC
This genomic window contains:
- a CDS encoding heavy metal translocating P-type ATPase yields the protein MSTVIPGIDSPPVQDRVELSIGGMTCASCAARIEKKLNRMDGVEATVNYATERARIDFGPAVSVADLIATVERTGYTAELPAPPAAAPTAEAAAEQPAPADPLRERLLLSAVLTVPVVLLSMVPALQFNDWQWLAFALTGPVVAYGGLPFHRAAWTNLKHGAATMDTLVSLGTLAAFGWSVWALFFGTAGMPGMRHEFRLAVGGQDASSALYLETAAAVTTLILLGRWLEARSKRRAGAALHALLDLGAKDVAVLQDGRELRIPIAQLTPGTRFVVRPGEKIATDGMVMEGSSAVDASMLTGESVPVEVTVGDLVTGATVNAGGRLVVEARRVGADTQLARMAKLVEEAQNGKAAAQRLADRISTVFVPVVILIALGTLVGWLLVTSSPTEAFTAAVAVLIIACPCALGLATPTALMVGTGRGAQLGILIKGPEVLETTRRVDTVVLDKTGTITTGRMALAAVHTAEGVTQDEALRLAGALEHASEHPIAAAIAAAAAERVGPLPPVEGFENFPGLGVRGVVDGHTVIAGRAELLADRSQPLPPALAEAKAAAEAAGRTAIAVGWDGAARAVLVVADSVKPTSAEAVRELRALGLRPVLLTGDNRAVAEAVAAEVGIEAADVIAEVLPEDKVSTVRRLQAEGRSVAMVGDGVNDAAALAQADLGLAMGTGSDAAIEAGDLTLVRGDLRSAAQAIRLSRRTLAVIKGNLFWAFAYNVAAIPLAAAGLLNPVVAGAAMAFSSVFVVTNSLRLRRFAA